The nucleotide sequence CAAAGGCGAACACTCCTCACTCCTCTTTTCTCACCCCTCACGCCTTCCCTCTCTCCCCCGCCCTGCTGTCTTAAGAACAAAAAACTTAAATCCTTACCTCAGATGGGGACACTTTTCTGATAGCTTACTAGTCATGGGCTGATTAACATCACCTGAATTAATAACCCTAATTGTCCAGATCTTATTGCCGCATCGGAGAAGCAAAAATTATGACTATTGTGTTCCAGCTAGTTCTGGCTTTTTTTGTCATCCTATCCTTTATCCTGGTGGTTGCTGTTCCAGTTGCCCTGGCATCCCCGCAAAATTGGGATCAATCTAAACGGCTGATTCTATCGACTTCTGGCGTTTGGGCAGGGCTTGTGATTGTGCTAGGTGTGCTAAATTTCCTGGTCGCTTAGGGCAACTAAAATCTGGTATTGCACCCCTGTAATCCATCCCCACACAATCCCGGCATTGCTGAATCTGGGGATCGAGAAGGTGCTGGATGCTTGAAACTTCATTTCAATTCATCCCGCTTTTCAGCAACGCCCACAACCCCTGATATGGCGTTTTTTGAATCCTGTGAGGTCCATGGATAGCCCTGGAACCCCTGAGTTCAGCAAGAGGAGATGCACCTCACCCAGAAAGGAAACGCTATAAGATGATCGTAAATCCTGTCAGTGAAAGAGTCATCCAGTAGAACCTGGCATAAGTCACCCTGTTATTTCTAGTGGTTCGTCAACCTTGAAATTGTGAGTCTGGGATGAGGGAGAAGTTATTATTTTGGGATTTTCAACCCACAAAGTAATTGTTGACAGACCCCTGGCTTCTGGTACTTCACCTCTGGAATCTTAGAACAGGTTTCTGGACTTATGCTGTGAAGCTGGTGATTTTTTGAGCGGATGGTGGGGAATTTTTATTCAGGCAATAATGGCAGTTTTTGAAGGAACGTTCACTCAAGCAGACCAATTTCGGTTTGCGATCGTCATTGGTCGGTTTAATGACCTGGTCACAGGCAAGCTTCTGGAAGGGTGTCAGGATTGCTTGAAGCGCCACGGGATTGATGTTAATCCTGAAGGTACCCAGGTTGACTATGCCTGGGTACCTGGTAGCTTTGAAGTGCCACTGGTTGCCCGGCAACTCGCCCTGACGAACCGATACGATGCCATCATCTGCTTGGGGGCAGTAATTCGGGGTCAAACTCCCCATTTTGACTATGTGGCGGCAGAAGTGTCGAAGGGTATTGCAGCGGCGGGTTTCCAGACCGGGGTGCCGGTCATTTTTGGCATTTTGACCACGGATACCATGCAGCAGGCATTGGAGCGGGCTGGTATCAAGAGTAATCTGGGTTGGAATTACGCTATGAGTGCGCTGGAAATGGCGAGTCTGATGCGTCAAGTTAAGAATTTGAGTGGGGCAGACAATTACGGAAACAATTTGAGTGGAACCACCACACCCACCCTGCCTGCATCCCTAAGAAGTGCTGCCACCTCTGAGCCATCTGCTGAATAGCCAGAATCAGCAACGCCAAGGGACGAAGCAGGGGGCAGAGAGAAGGCTGACCTCCATCAGGCGATCGCCCGGCTGCTTCGTCCTGACTGAAGGGATCTCAGATCCTGGTGAAGTTGATCTGGCTGATGTCATCAATTCTGACACCTGCCAGATATGCCAGATCCTCTCCAGTGGCAGTCACTCGGATTAAAGTACCGCCCAGGAATCGACGGATGCTCAAATCCGAAACACTCAATCCTCCTTTGAGGACAAGGGTGGTTCGGTTCAGCCGGAAGTTGAAGAGGGTATCGGTCCCATTCCCCTGTGCCAGAACAACGGTGTTATTACCGCTTCCCAGCCAGATGATGTCATTTCCGGTACCGGCATCAATGGAGTTGTTGCCAGACCCTGTGTAGATGGTATCGTTACCATTGCCGCCCAAAATCAGGTTGTTGCCATCACCGGCAAAGATGGTGTCATTTCCATCCCCACCATAGATCACATCATTTCCAGAACCGGTTCTGATGATGTCATTGCCAGCTCCACCGTAGATCAGGTTATTACCGTCACCAGCTTCTATAACATCATTGCCATTCCCTCCGTTCACAATGTCATTGCCGGAGCCACTCTGGAGCAGATCGTTGCCATCTCCACCATAGAGGTTGTTATTGCCTGCACCAGCCAGGATGATGTCATTGCCTGCCAGTCCGTAGAAAATTTCGCCAGCAGTTCCACCCCTGAGCACATCATTGCGGTCTGTTCCTGTGATGACAGGTTTGAAACCCTGCCCACTTTGGGTTGTAATTCCGTAGAAAGTTGTGGTTTTACTGACCTCGTTGTTGACAATCAGCAGAGGTTGACCTGTAGGACTATTTTCAGACGAAACAAAGGTTAGCCCTTCAGGGGCAATATCTCCAGGGGTAAGGGCATATTGCACAAAGGTGGGACTGGTGGGATTGGAGACATCAAATACCATGACGCCACCCGTGCGCTCCAGTCCAATAAAGGCATAGGTACGCCCGTCGATCACACCAACAGCAACCCCTTCCGGTTCCGGTCCTTTGTTATCACTGCGGGTGTCAAAGCTGGCAGGGGTACCATCGGAGTTAAACTGAGCTGGAACAAGCGCGGCAGTTAATTGCTCCAGCCGATCGCCACTGTCATAAACCAGATTTCCTTGAGAGGTCCAGATGGAAAAAGAGCGGGCACCAAAGGCATAGATTTGATCAAAATCGCTGTCGCCGTCCCGGTCACCCAGGGTAGTTGTAACAGTTAAACGACCGAGGGCAGCATTGTTTTTCAGGGCAGAGCCATTGGGGAAAGCGGCTGGATCCAATCGATAATTATTACTGCCCACCCGGATTTCTTCACTGAAACCTGTGTAGTCACGGGCATCTCCTTCATTCGCGGTAATCAAATAAGTTTGACCGTTGATGGTGAAGGAAGCGATCGCATCCGGCTGGTACATGCCAAATACGGGCCAGGGTTGGATATTAATGCGACCTGTGTTGTTGGGACCGTCGCGATCGCTGGCATCCAACCCATTGTTTTGCAGAGTAATCAACCCCAAGACTGATTTTTCTGGATCGGGGTCGGGCGTGAACGTGCCGGTGGTTGGATCGATGGTAATTCCGGCAACGGTGAAGTCGTTATCATTCAGTACCGCGATCGTATTGCGGTCAATCAGGGTCAGTCCCTCCACCTTTTCGACCGTGTTGTAACCAGCAGTTGCCAGATCCACATGCAAGGTCTTGAGAATGGGAGTCACCCCGGCGGCAGCCAGTTCTGCTCGCGTCATCTGATCCACACTCTTGCCATTGATCAGGTTGGGCAGAGTGGAAATATCCGTCGCCCCCTGCAAGCTAAAGCGGTAGACTTTCTTCTGAATCTGGGCCAGCGGATCACTATCAATCGCGTCATCGTCGCGCTCCACTACCAGAAATTCCCCATTGCCAATGGCAACAGCATCCCCAATTTTGTCGGCTCGTGTGTCAGTGGCACTGACGGCTGGGGGATTATCCATAATGTAAAGGAACTGGCGCGTTGCCCGGGTCACCGGGTCAAACTCGACAATCCGGATATTCTGTAAGCCATTCAGGACAGCGTTACTGAGTGTGTCCGGGTTACGGATTGGGCTTTGAACAAAGGCATAGACCTTCCCATCCTGGTAGGCCACGGCTTCAAACCCCCGGTTTTGCCGGCGCTGAGCCAGCACTGCGGGCAATACTTCAGTGCCAAAGGTTCCTGCCGGTTCACCCGCCGCTGCTGCTGTGCCAATCGGCACAAACCGTTCAATCAGCACACCCTGAGCATCAAACTGATAAATGGCTGGACGGTACTCATCCACCATCCAGAAGCTGCCATCGGGAGCCACAACAATCCCCTCCAGATCTGCCCCTAAGGGATCCCGCCGCAGAACATTGCCAGACAGGTCCACTGGTACTTCATCGTTGTAAGGCTGGTTGGTATTGGAACTGAGGGCTGTATTGGGTAGACCGGAGAGGAACACACCTGGAGCCGATTGCAGTTGAATTCGTTCAGTGATGGTGATCTGTCCAGTGGTCCGGTTCAGCTCAAACCGGACCAGTTCTGGCACAAAATCGGGTAACAGGAAGGGACGGTTAATGCCCGCAGGTTCGCCATTGGGGCCGCGATCGGTATGGGTGATGAACTTGAGGTTGCCGTTGTCTGCATAGCCTTCAAAGTGCAATCCGGAGAAGCCGCCGAGGGGAATCGATTGACCTGCCGGGGTGGTGCCTAATGTCGGGACATTGGTGAACTCATAGGTTTCCAGTCCCAGCACCGTTGGCTGATTATGGTTTTTGAAACCCAGGGCTTTCAGATCGGTGATGGTGGCAGTGGGAATATCGAGGATGGCGATCGCGTTATTTTCCTGAAGCGTAATCCAGGCCGTCCGGGAATCACTGGAAACCGTGATGTATTCCGGTTCTAAGTCCTGGGCAACGGTGGCATTGAGACCAAAAATTCGGATTCCCTGGGCAATCAACTCCTCTTTCCGATTATTAAAGGCTCTGAAATCAGCCGTTCTGACCGTTGCCTGAAACACCCCATTGGACAGGTCAATAATACTGACAGAACCCTCCGGATCAACCGAGTCGGGCCGGTTGTAACTGTTGGGTTCCCCCTCATTGGCAACCAGCACTTTAGTGCCATCCGGTGTAAAGGTCAGCATATCTGGCAGAGCACCGACCGTTACCGTATTCAACAGGTTGCCATCCACATCGTAGAAGGCAACACTGCCGGGAGCCTGCTTGTTGGCATTTTCCAGCGCCACTGCCACAACGCCATTGTTGATGGCAACGCTATTGGCCGTACCAATGGCAGAGGTATCCAGCGATCGAAACAACCGGGGATTGGCTGGATTACTGGTATCCAAAATATCCAGAAACTGAGTACCGGAGACAATAAACGTGCGTTGTGTCAGTGGGTCAAAAGCGGAAATCTCGGAACCTGTTGTTGGAGATGCATAGGTTCCAAGGGAAGTCAGGGTGATGGCCATCGGAGTCTCCTTGGGGAAGTGTCAATTTTTTCGCAGGGAAAAGTAGCGAACTGTCAGAAAGCCCGCGCTATAGCTGTGGAACCAATCCACGCAAAGTTGCAAGTGAAAATACCGATACTATTTATACTTGGGTATTGATCTCGACTGGTGAATCTTCACAAGATCTTGATATTTTTATTTAACTGTATATTAATCGCGGCTTAATTCCCTGTTAAAGTCCTCAGTTCCCCGGGTTGATGATCTGGGTCTCCGAGAGTTTCCAGCGATCGCCAACCTTCTCCATGACATAGCGGATCTGGCGTTTGCTGCCCTGCTCAGTTGGGCTTTGCCTGCCATTGAAATAGAGGGTCATGTCCTCAATTTCCTCTGCTTCGCAAACCATTTGATTACCGCTGACACGAACAATCTCAAAATCATCAATCTGAGATTTGTGGTACTTGTGGTAGCCATTGTTAAGCTTCAGCCATTCCACCAGCAGCCGCGATTGCTCCAGCCGAATCCCGGTAGTCAGTTCCTCCAATCGTTGAAGATTAAAAGGCGGCGCAAAAATCTCCGGCTTTGCCTGCATCCACTCTTCCATCAGATTTCTGGCGATTTTTTCCAGAGCCGCCCGTTGGGGGGCTGATATCGCCTCAGACTGCTTAATCTCTACCAGCAACGACTTTGCCGATCTGCCCGCCCATGCCGCCTGATTAATGCGTGTCCTCAAAAAGCTGACCTGTTCTTCCAAAATACCCTGGTACTGACTGGGCAGGTTTGCCAGCCGACTATTTTTTTCAACCAATGCCCGATTCTGGCGGGAAAGCCTGTCTGCCAGTTGCCATTGGGTAAAAGCCGTGGCTGCGGCTGCCATCGCCAGCAGGGCAAACACACCAATGCCGGTTGTAAACAGTCGTTGCCGCCTCATTTCGGCTTTCTGATGAGCCGTTTCAAACTTGCGACTGGCTGCAATGTATTGTTGCTGAAGTGAGGTAGGCTGTGGGTCTTTGCCAGAACTCTGTCCCAGCCAGTCTTCCGCCTCTTCCAGATCCGTGCCCCGCAATAAGAAACTCTCGTTGCAGGCTTTCCTCTCCCATTCGATCGCCCGAACCAGCAGGCGGGTATGGGCACGCACATGGTTCAGGTCGGTGTCCAGGGTCTTGACCAGCCGTTGAAATGCCTGGCTAAAGTCCTCCTCCTGCCGGAAGAATAACCAGTTGTGGCGGCTGAGGGCAGGGTGAACCTGCTGGGGAGAAAACCCTTCTCGCCAGACGAGGGGTAACAGGCGTTTGTTGTGTCTGACGGCATGTTCTATCTCCTGCTGGCAGACCTGGGATGCGATCGAGTCCGGACTGAGGACAAATAGAAAGGTATCTGCCCCTTCAATGCCAGTTTCAATTGCCTGCCACCAATCTTCGGAGGGTTGAATGTCATCCCAATCAATCCAGGGGTCACGCCCCAGACTGCGAAAGGCGGCATCCAGTTGTTGAACAAACTCCTTATCCTTACGAGAATAGGAGATGAAAACATCATTAGGAGAGGTCTCTGGAATTTGACTGGCAGGTGAGGTGTTGCTGGAAACAGTCCCTCTGTTCATCCTTGCTTCTCCAGCGAGCGATGTATTTTTCCCACGGTAAAAGATTCTCTGGCTCACGTCAAAGAAAGGGTTTCAAACCGTTAGATTGGAGATTGAGATCGATAGAGCAATAGATCATGAGTGAAGCGTCCATTCGGCCTGCGCTGATTACGGCAGTAATGCCCGACTCCATCGCAGCAGAGATTGGGTTTGAGGTGGGCGATCGCCTGGTTTCGATCAACGGTCAGCGCCCCCGCGACTTGATTGACTACCAGTTCCTCTGTGCCGATGAAGTGCTGGAACTGGAGGTGCTGGACAGCCAGGGCAGGCCTCACCAGATCGAAATTGAAAAGGACTATGACGAAGACCTGGGACTGGAGTTTGACACCGCTTTGTTTGATGGGTTAATCCAGTGCAACAACCGCTGCCCCTTCTGTTTCATTGACCAGCAACCCCTTGGCAAACGGGAAACCCTGTATCTGAAAGATGACGACTACCGCCTCAGCTTTCTCTACGGCAGTTATCTGACCCTGACCAACCTCAGTCCAAAGGAGTGGGAGCGGATTGAACAGATGCGCCTATCGCCTCTCTACGTCTCGGTTCACGCTACGGAACCAGACGTTCGCATCCGTCTGCTCAAAAATCCCCGTGCCGGGAAGATTCTGGAACAGTTGGGCTGGTTTCAGGAGCGGCGGTTACAGGTCCATGCCCAGGTGGTTCTCTGCCCTGGAATAAATGATGGTGAACACCTGACCCAAACTTTGCTCGATCTGGCACAGTTCCATCAGGAAAACGTGCCAGCGGTGGCATCGGTTGCCGTTGTGCCTGTGGGACTGACCCGCTTTCGTCCGCCTGAGGATGAACTGGTACCCGTAAGTCGGGAAAAGGCGCAGGAAGTGATTGCCCAGGTCCAGGCATTACAGGTTAAGTTTCGGCAGCAGTACGGCTCCACGGTGGTCTGGTTAGCCGACGAGTGGTTTCTGCTGGCAGGACAGGAGTTGCCCCCAGAGTCCCACTATGAGGATTACCCCCAGATTGGGAATGGGGTGGGGTCAATTCGGCTGTTTCTGAAGCAGTTTCAGAAGGCTGCCCGCAAGTTACCAAAGCGTTTGAAAACCCCGCACCAGTTTACCTGGGTGCTTGGGAATGCTGTAGAGCTTGCCTTTCAACCAATCTTGCAGCGGTTGAACCAGGTGCAGGGGTTAGAGGTCAGGATGGTGGCGATCGCCAGTGACTACTGGGGACAAACCATGACCGTAACAGGTTTATTGACCGGGCAGGACATTCTTCATGCCCTGAAGGGCAAGAACCTGGGGGATGGCATTCTGCTTCCTTCTCTGATGCTGAAACAGGGGGATACCCGTTTTTTGGATGACATGACCGTTGAGGAACTTTCCTGCCAGTTAGGCACACCCCTTATTCCCATCAGTGGGGTGGAGGAGTTAATCAAGCGGATCAACGCAGTGGCATCCTGCTGAAAAAGGATGAGGATTTTATAACCTGAACCACAGAGGCACAGAGAACCCAGAGAACATAGAGCAATGCCTCTATGTCCTCTGGGTTTTTGTGATATTTAATTGAACATTTCTGTCACTGTTTAATTGAACATTTCTGTCACTGGCTACAGACCATGGGCAATTGGCGATCGGGTAGCCAGAGTCCCAATGCTCGTTAACAGACCGTCACGCTTTTGTGGGTTCTTTAGTTCCAGATGACTGAGATTCTGTAGTAGCGCTTCTGGCTTTGGTGGTTTTGCCATTGGTGGGGTTTGATGTTTGCCCGCCATTGGTCCCACTGGTTGCTGGTGTTCCGCTCCCAGAACTGATGCCCTGTCCAGCGTTCGGTGCACTGTTAGTGGAACCCGACGCCGGAACCGCTGGTGCTGCCTTCTCAGCAGATCCATTCGCTGGCTCATTCTGGGCAGCCTCTTCCTCTTCCTCTGCTGTCCGAACATTGTCGAGATCAATGTCTACGACATTCATTCTCAAACCAGCCTTTGGCTTGTTGTCGCTGGTAGAAATGAAAGGACTGGGTTCCACACTGCCCGTGCAGATAATCAGGGAACCCTTAGTCAGGTAAGGTAATTTGCGCCATGCCGTAGAGGTTTCCCAGATGCTTAACTGAACGGTAAACGACTCATCCCGGCTGCGTGGCTTACGGACATACATAGTCGCTTTCGCCACCTTTGCCTTTTCTCCAGTTTTCAGATCAACGGTCTTGATCTCCGCATCTGCTGCCAGATTACCGCTGACAATCCATTTATTTAATCCAACGCTTGACATGAATGCACCCTCGTGTAGTTTGTTCCTACCAGGATTCCCTGAATGATCAGCAGGTTTAACAGAGGGTGCAATATTGCAAAGAATGGCTCAAACTGAAGTGCGACTGCCCGCCGGATCAACAGAGGTTGTGGCCGATTCAACGGTCTGGCGCTGTTCCTTAATCGCTTTCAACTGTTGAAGCAGGGACTCGGTTTCTGCCTGGAGATTGAGAAACTTCATTTGCTGATCCAGGCGATATTGAGTTTTCATGGCTTCCAGTAGTCGCGATTGGCGAGAATCCAGGGGAGATGCTTCTTCAGAAGAGGAAACCAGCACTGCTGTACCGGACATATTGTTAAGTGACCGTTCGGTTGTTAATGTCTGACTAGTCATTTTTACTCACTTACACCACTTTCAATATCTTAACCTAAGCTTCACAAAAAATTGTAATCCACTGTTACAAAAGAAAGGGAAGAACTGGCTCAGTTTTTGAACTGGTTGACATGATTCCTGCTCATTCTTGAGCTGCTCATCCTTAGAGCTGAAACCGTTGGTGGTCTGTTAAGACTGGTTTAGGGGCAAAGCCTCCTCAAAACACCCTGAAATTGGTCTTTATAGATTTGAGCTATCCCTCAAATCTATCCTGACGGACTGCTAGGGTATGAATCAGGGATCGGGGTACACTGAACGTAACCTCTTTCGCCAGATGCAAAGCTCAGGTAAGTTTGAACATCTGTTCCCAGGTCTGGAATTTCCAATCCCAGGGTACCTGTTCAACACAGCATTGTAGATGGCAAATGGCGAAATGGAATGGTTTGTTTTATGCGATCGCTGGAAATCCCTGTGGCTGTAACTTTATCTGCTTCCCATACCTTTCCCACCGACCCCCATCTGCCTTCAACCTCTACTTCCCAAGGCTGGTGTGGATTAATTGAAGCTTACCGGCAATATTTGCCCGTAAGTGAGCAAACTCCGGTCATTACGCTAAAGGAGGGGAATACTCCTCTGATCCCGGTTCCTGCGATCGCTGAGCAAATTGGCAAACAAGTGCAGGTATTTGTCAAATTCGATGGCCTGAACCCCACGGGCAGTTTCAAGGACCGGGGGATGACAATGGCAATTTCAAAGGCAAAGGAAGCCGGAGCACAAGCCGTCATTTGTGCCAGTACAGGGAATACTTCTGCATCTGCCGCTGCCTATGCTGGGCGGGCCGGGATGCGTGCCTTTGTGCTGATCCCGGATGGCTACGTTGCACTGGGTAAGCTGGCGCAGGCGTTGCTCTATGGGGCGGAAGTGCTGGCAATCAAGGGCAACTTCGACCAGGCCCTGGATATTGTGCGGGAAATGTCTGCCAGCTATCCCGTGACCTTAGTGAATTCCGTTAATCCTTATCGCCTTCAGGGGCAGAAGACGGCAGCTTTTGAAGTAGTCGATGTGCTGGGCGATGCACCTGATTGGCTCTGCATTCCTGTTGGCAATGCGGGCAACATTACTGCTTACTGGATGGGCTTTTGCGAGTATCACCAGGAACAACGATGCAGCAAGTTACCGCGCATGATGGGGTTTCAAGCCGCCGGAGCTGCCCCCCTGCTATTGGGTAAGGCCGTCGAGCATCCCGAAACCCTGGCAACTGCCATCCGAATTGGGAATCCGGCAAACTGGGAGCGGGCGATCGCCGTTCAGGAAGCCAGTCAGGGTAAATTCACCGCGGTCACTGACGAAGAAATTCTGGATGCCTACCGCCTCCTGGCATCCCGTGAAGGAATTTTCTGTGAACCCGCCAGTGCCGCCTCGGTCGCCGGGCTGTTGAAAGTTAGAGATCAGGTTCCCGATCAGGCAACCATCGTCTGTGTCCTGACTGGTAACGGACTGAAAGACCCGGACTGCGCCATCAAACACAGTCAGAGCCATTTCAAGCAGGGAATTGCACCCGATTTGAAGTCCGTTGCCCAGGCAATGGGGTTTTGAGGCAGGGGTGGTGCCTGAACTCAAAATCAGCACCACCAGGAAGGGGAAGGGTACCAAGGGCAACGGGTGCCATTCCCTGTCCCCTGCTGTACTCTCAACGCTCAGTTTCTCCCTTACTCTCACTCATGCCCATAATTTCATAGCCTGCATCGACATAGATGACCTGTCCCGTGATCCCACTGGACAGATCGCTACACAAAAACGCCGCCGTGTTGCCAACTTCAATTTGGGTCACTGTGCGACGCAGGGGAGCAACTTGCTCAACATGGTGGATCATGTCAAGGATCCCGCCGACGGCTGAGGATGCCAGGGTGCGGATGGGACCGGCAGAAATGGCATTGACTCGGATATTTTGGGGACCCAGTTCTGATGCCAGGTAACGTACATTCATCTCCAGGGCAGCCTTTGCAATGCCCATCACGTTGTAATTCGGGATAACCTTTACCCCCCCCAGGTAAGTCAGCGTAACCACACTGCCGCCTTCCGTCATCAGCGGTTGGGCTACCGAACATAGTTTGATCAATGAATAGGCGCTGATGTCCAGAGCGGCAGCAAATCCGGCACGGGAGGTATTGGCAAAGCTACCAACCAGATCTTCTTTGTTAGCAAATGCGAGGCAATGAATCAGGATGTCGAGCCTGCCCCATTTATCTCTGACAGCATCGAAGGTTGATTGAATCTGGGCATCATCCTGAACATTACAGGGAAGAAACAGGGATGGCTGTACTGGCTCTACCAGATCTGCGATCTTTTTGACGCGACGTTCTTCATCGGGCAGATAAGTAATTCCAATATTTGCCCCAGCTTTGTGGAGTTGTTGGGCAATGCCCCAGGCGATCGAACGATTGTTGGCAATACCAGTCACCAGGGCGTTTTTTCCAGTCAAATTCAACATAACGGTCTGTGGGTGAGGGGTGAGAAGAGAGAAGTGAGAAGTGTTCGCCTTTGGCGTTCCCGCAGGGTGGAGTGAGGAGAGAGAAGTGAGAAGTGAGGAGTCAGGGTTTTCATCCTTCATCCTTTCAAGCACTGCTCTAATGAGAATACTCAAAGATGGGGTACAACGGATAGCAATATTTAGAGCACAATGAAACTATAGCGATCCTATCTGGATTGTGAGGAAGGATTCCCTTTCTCACACTGCTATATCTGGTTCCTATCCGGGTCAAGCTGGCAGAAAGTGGTTCCTGGGTTCGTTGCTTCTGATCCTGGTTACCGTTCATTAAGCGAAGCCAGAACCATCAGACAGTTAAAGGCTGTCACACAAAAGTTATCCGTTATCAAATCAATTAACTGTGGTTAAGATGTTCTTAAACCACAGTCATCAGGTCATTCAAGTGGTAAGAATCAGCGTTATATTCAAGCCTGTTTGAAAATAAAGGAATAGAGCAGTCGTTGAATATGTAACAACAGGCACAAAAACCTGGGATGTAGTGAGTTTAAGTGTTCTAAGTTACAGATCTTTCATTAGGTTCACTTAACTTAGGGCTGTACCTATTCGTTAACCGGGTAATCTTTTGGGTAGCAGGTAGGGTATATGGTAGTGATGCAAGATAAACCGCTGGCATCGGTATTCCGCCAGATGGGAAGCGGGGCTTTCCCACCCGTTGTTGAAACGTTTGAACGGGGTAAGACGATTTTTTTTCCCGGAGACCCGGCAGAGCGCGTCTACTTTCTTCTTAAAGGGGCCGTCAAGCTATCCAGGGTTTATGAGGCTGGAGAAGAGATTACCGTAGCGTTACTGAGAGAGAATAGCGTTTTTGGTGTCCTTTCTTTAATTACCGGGCACAAGTCCGATCGCTTTTATCATGCTGTGGCGTTTACTCCAGTTGAACTGCTCTCTGTTCCGATTGAGCAAGTTGAAAAGGCGCTGAAGGACAATCCTGATTTATCGATGGTGTTTTTGCGCGGGTTATCATCACGGATTTTGCAGACTGAGATGATGATTGAAACCCTGGCTCACCGGGATATGGGTTCCCGGCTGGTCAGTTTTCTGTTGATTCTGTGCCGTGATTTTGGTGTTCCCAGCAGTGATGGGATCACCATTGATCTGAAGTTGTCCCACCAGGCGATCGCAGAGGCGATCGGCTCTACCCGTGTGACCGTCACCCGCCTGCTTGGGGATTTGCGCCAGGACAGGATGATCTCTATCCACAAGAAGAAAATTACCGTTCACAATCCGGTGACGTTGAGTCAGCAGTTTACGTGAGAAGTAAGAAGTGAGAAGTGAGAAGTGAGGGTTGGTTAGAGAGGAATCTAAAATCTAAAGTCTAAATCCAGGACGTTGCTGGTTGTCAGTTTTGTTCTCTACTCATCATGGCTTCTCAACGCTATCCTTTGCCACTTTAATCCACCCTCTGGAGTTTGCCGCCAGCGGAGCAGGTGGGCGGGTTGACCGATGTAGCGAGTGGTGAGTCCAATTGCCTGCCGGGGAGAGTGGGTAGCCAGGGCGATCGCCTGCTCCACATCACAAAGTCCCCAATCAATCAAATTCTGTACGCCAGCCAGTAAGGGCAGGGTGGTTCCAGACAGGGTACCGTCGGGGAGTCGTGCTGTACCGTTGCGAACCTCAATCTGACGGGTATCCCAGGGGTAAATGCCATCGGCAAGTCCCAGGGGAGCCAGGGCATCGCTGACCAGAAAAATCCCCTGTTCGTAGTGGCTGGCTCTGAGCAGAATATCCATCATGATGGGGGAAACATGCACTCCATCTGCAATCAACCCACAGTAAACGTTGGGGTTGGTGATTGCGGCTCCTA is from Leptothermofonsia sichuanensis E412 and encodes:
- a CDS encoding single-stranded DNA-binding protein, translated to MSSVGLNKWIVSGNLAADAEIKTVDLKTGEKAKVAKATMYVRKPRSRDESFTVQLSIWETSTAWRKLPYLTKGSLIICTGSVEPSPFISTSDNKPKAGLRMNVVDIDLDNVRTAEEEEEAAQNEPANGSAEKAAPAVPASGSTNSAPNAGQGISSGSGTPATSGTNGGQTSNPTNGKTTKARSATTESQSSGTKEPTKA
- the thrC gene encoding threonine synthase, translated to MAVTLSASHTFPTDPHLPSTSTSQGWCGLIEAYRQYLPVSEQTPVITLKEGNTPLIPVPAIAEQIGKQVQVFVKFDGLNPTGSFKDRGMTMAISKAKEAGAQAVICASTGNTSASAAAYAGRAGMRAFVLIPDGYVALGKLAQALLYGAEVLAIKGNFDQALDIVREMSASYPVTLVNSVNPYRLQGQKTAAFEVVDVLGDAPDWLCIPVGNAGNITAYWMGFCEYHQEQRCSKLPRMMGFQAAGAAPLLLGKAVEHPETLATAIRIGNPANWERAIAVQEASQGKFTAVTDEEILDAYRLLASREGIFCEPASAASVAGLLKVRDQVPDQATIVCVLTGNGLKDPDCAIKHSQSHFKQGIAPDLKSVAQAMGF
- the fabI gene encoding enoyl-ACP reductase FabI, whose translation is MLNLTGKNALVTGIANNRSIAWGIAQQLHKAGANIGITYLPDEERRVKKIADLVEPVQPSLFLPCNVQDDAQIQSTFDAVRDKWGRLDILIHCLAFANKEDLVGSFANTSRAGFAAALDISAYSLIKLCSVAQPLMTEGGSVVTLTYLGGVKVIPNYNVMGIAKAALEMNVRYLASELGPQNIRVNAISAGPIRTLASSAVGGILDMIHHVEQVAPLRRTVTQIEVGNTAAFLCSDLSSGITGQVIYVDAGYEIMGMSESKGETER
- the ntcA gene encoding global nitrogen regulator NtcA codes for the protein MQDKPLASVFRQMGSGAFPPVVETFERGKTIFFPGDPAERVYFLLKGAVKLSRVYEAGEEITVALLRENSVFGVLSLITGHKSDRFYHAVAFTPVELLSVPIEQVEKALKDNPDLSMVFLRGLSSRILQTEMMIETLAHRDMGSRLVSFLLILCRDFGVPSSDGITIDLKLSHQAIAEAIGSTRVTVTRLLGDLRQDRMISIHKKKITVHNPVTLSQQFT